The Nostoc sp. 'Lobaria pulmonaria (5183) cyanobiont' genome window below encodes:
- a CDS encoding FAD-dependent monooxygenase — protein METLTNNNQSQSIYDVIISGAGPVGLFLACELALAKCSVLILEKAENPHSPLKQLPFGIRGLSAPTIEALYRRGLLKELEIHKRLKDPHKTSALGQGSQPRRQGGHFAGIPFLDSNIDPSQWKYRLPSSTDTSLISEIEELESVLSRRAEVLGVEIKRGLAITDFHQTEDGVTVQSGDQSFKSKWLVGCDGSRSVVRKVGGFEFAGTEPEFTGYSAQVDIGDLEKLSPGRNVTPTGMYFQSQPGYLIMQDFDGGAFHNAEKPITLEHVQEVLRRISNTDVTINALHIVTTWTDRARQATTYRNGRILLAGDAAHIHSPLGGQGLNLGLGDAMNLGWKLAATIHNIAPSGLLNSYHTERHLIGAQVLDWSRAQVAIMRPDPHARALNAIVRDLMNTRDGATYIAGRVWGVFMHYNLGGAHPLVGHSVPNFEFEDGTRIGELMHDGHGILLDFDMNASLKTLASEYGDRMKYVSGRAKEQLGLSTVLIRPDGIITWASDSEPDEQSIRQAVALWLALSSFVTKIQIQL, from the coding sequence ATGGAAACACTCACGAATAACAACCAAAGCCAATCGATTTACGACGTAATCATTTCCGGGGCCGGTCCAGTAGGACTTTTCCTGGCCTGTGAACTGGCCTTGGCCAAATGTTCAGTCCTGATACTGGAAAAGGCGGAGAATCCGCACTCGCCCTTAAAGCAGCTTCCTTTTGGGATACGGGGACTCTCGGCGCCTACTATTGAAGCGCTTTACCGTCGTGGGTTGCTAAAAGAACTTGAGATACATAAACGCCTTAAAGACCCTCACAAAACCTCAGCCCTTGGACAAGGGTCACAACCCCGTCGTCAGGGAGGACACTTCGCGGGCATTCCATTTCTTGACAGCAATATTGACCCTTCACAATGGAAGTATCGCCTCCCAAGCTCAACCGACACCAGTTTGATATCTGAAATCGAGGAGCTTGAATCTGTGCTGTCTCGCCGAGCAGAAGTCTTGGGTGTAGAAATCAAGCGCGGGCTTGCCATTACTGACTTTCATCAAACCGAGGACGGAGTAACTGTTCAGTCAGGTGACCAATCTTTTAAAAGTAAATGGCTCGTGGGTTGCGATGGAAGCCGTAGTGTTGTTCGCAAGGTGGGCGGTTTTGAATTCGCCGGTACGGAGCCAGAATTTACCGGCTACTCTGCTCAGGTTGACATTGGCGACCTGGAGAAGCTCAGTCCAGGCCGAAACGTGACGCCAACAGGCATGTACTTCCAATCCCAGCCAGGTTACCTAATAATGCAGGATTTTGATGGCGGGGCATTTCATAATGCAGAAAAGCCAATCACGCTTGAACACGTGCAGGAGGTTCTACGCCGCATTTCGAACACCGACGTTACTATCAATGCTCTGCATATCGTGACCACATGGACTGACCGAGCACGGCAGGCCACAACCTACCGCAACGGACGGATTCTTTTAGCTGGCGATGCCGCGCACATTCATTCGCCGTTGGGAGGTCAAGGGCTTAACCTTGGACTGGGCGATGCCATGAACCTGGGCTGGAAGCTCGCCGCAACCATCCATAATATTGCGCCGTCAGGCTTGTTGAACAGTTATCATACTGAACGACACCTAATTGGTGCACAGGTTCTGGATTGGTCACGCGCCCAGGTTGCAATCATGAGACCAGACCCACATGCGCGCGCGCTGAATGCAATTGTCCGCGACCTTATGAACACGCGCGATGGTGCCACCTATATTGCAGGAAGGGTTTGGGGTGTTTTCATGCATTACAATCTCGGTGGCGCCCACCCTTTAGTAGGCCACAGCGTTCCCAATTTTGAGTTCGAAGACGGTACGAGGATTGGCGAGCTAATGCACGATGGCCACGGGATACTGCTTGATTTCGATATGAATGCTTCACTTAAAACTTTGGCGAGTGAATACGGCGACCGAATGAAGTATGTTTCGGGCCGGGCGAAAGAACAATTAGGCTTGAGCACTGTACTGATACGTCCTGATGGGATTATCACCTGGGCTTCTGACAGCGAACCTGATGAGCAATCAATCAGACAAGCGGTTGCTCTGTGGTTAGCACTGTCATCGTTCGTGACAAAAATTCAGATCCAACTTTAA
- a CDS encoding Uma2 family endonuclease: MTPATIATPKKESPLLFEGMTWREFKAVEQLLDRPGYRLSFLNGILEIRRMPGEPHETVKKRIAALLELYLLMAGFDFTPTGSRTLESETVAVKREADESYKLAPGRMLPDLAIEVVFSSGGINKLDAYKRLKIKEVWFWEDGVLEVYHLRGEGNTLHYEKVSSSEEVKGIDLDLLLRCMNMVNHVEAIKTFQQALQK; encoded by the coding sequence ATGACCCCAGCAACGATAGCAACACCAAAAAAAGAATCACCTCTTCTGTTTGAGGGAATGACCTGGAGAGAGTTCAAAGCAGTTGAGCAATTGTTAGACCGTCCAGGATATCGGCTCTCTTTTCTGAATGGAATTCTGGAAATACGACGAATGCCTGGAGAACCCCACGAAACTGTTAAAAAGAGGATTGCTGCATTATTGGAACTTTACCTGCTCATGGCAGGGTTCGACTTTACTCCAACTGGCTCAAGGACTCTGGAAAGTGAAACAGTCGCCGTCAAGCGAGAGGCGGATGAATCTTATAAACTTGCTCCTGGTCGGATGCTACCCGATCTGGCGATCGAGGTGGTATTTTCCAGTGGCGGCATCAACAAACTGGACGCATACAAGCGGTTGAAGATCAAGGAAGTGTGGTTTTGGGAAGATGGTGTGTTAGAAGTCTATCATCTGCGGGGAGAAGGCAATACACTTCACTATGAAAAGGTTTCTAGTAGTGAAGAGGTGAAAGGAATCGATCTAGATTTGTTGTTACGTTGCATGAATATGGTGAATCACGTAGAGGCGATCAAGACTTTTCAACAGGCGCTCCAGAAATAA